One Helianthus annuus cultivar XRQ/B chromosome 12, HanXRQr2.0-SUNRISE, whole genome shotgun sequence genomic region harbors:
- the LOC110893414 gene encoding uncharacterized protein LOC110893414, which produces MELAHRAHWAIKTVNTDYDEAGKLRKLQLSEIEEIRDEAYECASAYKDKLKKVHDAKLRKKTFEVGQKVWLYNSRLKMFAGKLKSKWMGPYVIRRVGRFGDVDIQDEQTLKQQTVNGHRLKPYLEGNDINNLELDKAGYILRPVEEEQP; this is translated from the coding sequence ATGGAGTTGGCGCATCGGGCGCATTGGGCGATCAAGACGGTCAACACGGATTACGACGAGGCGGGAAAGTTGAGAAAGTTACAATTGAGCGAGATAGAAGAGATTCGAGATGAGGCGTACGAATGTGCATCGGCTTATAAGGATAAGCTAAAGAAAGTGCATGATGCGAAGTTGCGCAAGAAAACGTTTGAAGTGGGGCAGAAAGTTTGGTTGTACAACTCACGATTGAAAATGTTCGCGGgcaagcttaaaagcaaatggatgggtccgtatGTTATTCGAAGAGTTGGGCGATTTGGTGACGTGGACATCCAAGATGAGCAAAcgttgaaacaacaaacggtgaacggtcaccgcttGAAGCCGTATTTGGAAGGAaatgacatcaacaacttggagcttgacaaagcgggctacatcttacGCCCAGTAGAGGAGGAACAACCataa